A genomic window from Anticarsia gemmatalis isolate Benzon Research Colony breed Stoneville strain chromosome 6, ilAntGemm2 primary, whole genome shotgun sequence includes:
- the LOC142973703 gene encoding retinol dehydrogenase 13-like — MVLWTILGVIAAIVILMTVYQKLTVGICKSSAHMVGKVVIVTGGNSGIGLETAKDLSSRGAKVIIACRSVRRATEAKEEIIKASGNTDVHFRQLDLTSLRSVREFCDQIYKTEKRVDVLINNAGAGGLGNVKTADGLHVGMQVNYFAPFLLTCLLIPLLKSSAPSRIINVSSMMHKYGEIDFENLNMEKYWSDYLVYANSKLFLNLITLELSSRLKGTGVTVNALHPGVASTNIFRNIPSEIIKTIVGAFIGFMFQSPWEAAQTSIYLAVAPEVENVSGKYFSDCRQKLPSKLSQDPELAKRLFVESEKLVKYSLPDK; from the coding sequence ATGGTTCTTTGGACGATACTAGGCGTAATTGCCGCGATAGTGATACTTATGACTGTTTATCAGAAACTGACTGTAGGAATATGCAAGTCCAGTGCTCACATGGTGGGGAAAGTAGTGATAGTGACAGGAGGAAACAGTGGAATCGGACTGGAGACCGCCAAAGACTTGTCGAGCCGCGGCGCGAAGGTGATCATCGCTTGTAGAAGCGTTCGGCGTGCTACTGAAGCCAAGGAAGAAATTATAAAAGCGAGTGGCAATACTGACGTCCACTTCCGTCAACTAGATTTAACTTCACTGCGCTCCGTAAGGGAATTCTGCGATCAAATATACAAAACAGAGAAACGAGTCGATGTCCTCATTAACAATGCAGGCGCAGGCGGCCTCGGCAACGTCAAAACAGCTGATGGACTTCATGTCGGAATGCAAGTTAACTATTTCGCGCCGTTTCTACTCACTTGCTTACTAATTCCTTTATTAAAATCTTCAGCGCCGAGTCGAATCATAAATGTGTCGTCGATGATGCACAAGTATGGAGAGATAGACTTCGAGAATTTGAACATGGAGAAATACTGGAGTGATTATTTGGTGTACGCCAATAGTAAGTTGTTCCTAAATTTGATAACATTAGAACTGAGCTCAAGACTGAAAGGAACAGGTGTTACTGTGAACGCTCTTCATCCAGGAGTGGCTTCGACGAATATATTTAGAAACATTCCTAGCGAGATAATTAAGACGATAGTGGGAGCATTTATAGGTTTTATGTTCCAAAGTCCGTGGGAAGCGGCGCAAACGTCGATATACCTGGCTGTAGCTCCTGAGGTGGAAAACGTTAGTGGTAAATACTTCAGTGACTGTCGTCAAAAGCTGCCTTCCAAGTTGTCACAAGACCCTGAACTAGCCAAGAGGTTGTTTGTAGAATCAGAGAAACTAGTTAAATATAGTTTACCAGACAAATAG
- the LOC142973704 gene encoding retinol dehydrogenase 11-like, which translates to MFFVALFVFNLAVAIVFKVYCKLTTGICKCSKHLVGKVVIVTGSNTGIGYETAKDLAERGARVILACRNKEKGIKACASIIQATGNSDVHYRNVDLASLASVRAFADDIIKTEKRVDILVNNAAIYDVDNIKTEDGLSFAMQTNHFGPFLLTSLLLPILKASAPSRIINVASLAYRMAKIDFDNLNYEKDTPDTYKRSKVYADSKLCNILMTRELAKMLEGTGVVTNCLHPGTVATDMLLQLRLNWLKFLMPVLNFFSKTPWEGAQTTNYLAVSSEGQDANGKYFADCHQRSLKGIATDDAIARKLWEVSEKLVGLKK; encoded by the coding sequence ATGTTTTTCGTAGCTTTATTCGTGTTCAATCTTGCTGTTGCAAttgtatttaaagtttattgtaaattaactACAGGAATATGTAAGTGCAGTAAACATTTAGTTGGAAAAGTGGTGATCGTAACAGGGAGTAACACTGGAATCGGATACGAGACTGCTAAGGACCTGGCAGAGAGAGGTGCTCGTGTTATTTTAGCGTGTAGAAACAAGGAAAAAGGAATCAAAGCGTGCGCGTCTATAATACAAGCTACAGGCAACAGTGATGTTCATTATCGAAATGTTGACCTCGCCTCGCTGGCCTCCGTGAGGGCCTTTGCTGATGACATAATCAAAACGGAAAAACGAGTGGATATACTCGTCAACAACGCTGCCATTTACGACGTCGATAACATTAAAACAGAAGATGGATTATCGTTCGCGATGCAAACGAACCATTTCGGACCGTTCCTCTTAACTTCTTTACTGTTGCCTATATTGAAGGCTTCCGCACCGAGTCGTATTATCAATGTGGCATCATTGGCTTACAGAATGGCTAAGATTGACTTTGATAATCTCAATTATGAGAAAGATACTCCAGATACATACAAACGTTCCAAAGTGTACGCAGATTCAAAACTGTGTAATATTCTTATGACACGTGAACTGGCGAAAATGTTGGAAGGCACGGGAGTGGTCACAAATTGTTTACATCCAGGAACTGTGGCAACAGACATGTTACTGCAGTTAAGGTTAAATTGGCTGAAGTTTCTGATGCCAGTtttgaatttcttttctaaaacGCCATGGGAAGGCGCACAAACTACGAATTATCTGGCGGTGTCATCTGAAGGGCAAGATGCAAATGGCAAGTACTTCGCCGACTGTCACCAGCGATCACTTAAGGGGATAGCTACAGATGATGCAATTGCCAGAAAACTGTGGGAAGTCTCAGAAAAACTTgttggattaaaaaaataa
- the LOC142973926 gene encoding uncharacterized protein LOC142973926 has protein sequence MNSMGDAFTTRRETPSYFWNCLTLSDNCPFTSSDDPKLFYFGMGLISLYLSFLIMIGADLSFFWSLDRFQRQIDYYINLVKTKVNYVQTDQRRLMSAEERTQKQLERSKQCRRVVNAMREALGSDERQLVSSSIDFQSQAHHFRCSPLELGTQPRRPHLSVNVCGWPH, from the exons ATGAATTCTATGGGAGATGCCTTCACTACCCGTCGAGAGACACCGTCATATTTCTGGAATTGTCTAACATTATCAGATAATTGTCCCTTCACCTCCAGTGATGACCcgaaactgttttattttggaATGGGACTTATTAGCTTGTACCTCTCATTTTTGATAATGATCGGTGCCGATTTAAGTTTCTTTTGGTCATTAGATAGATTCCAGCGGCAGattgattattacataaatttgGTGAAGACCAAAGTGAATTATGTTCAAACGGATCAGAGAAGGCTGATGTCTGCTGAAGAAAGGACTCAGAAGCAGTTGGAGAGAAGTAAGCAGTGCAGGCGCGTTGTAAATGCTATGAGAGAAGCGTTGGGATCTGATGAACGGCAGCTAGTGAGCAGTTCCATAGATTTTCAGTCTCAAGCTCATCATTTTCGGTGTTCACCTCTGGAACTCGGAACT CAACCGAGGCGCCCGCATCTCAGCGTCAATGTGTGCGGATGGCCCCACTAG
- the LOC142973705 gene encoding alanine--glyoxylate aminotransferase 2-like, translating to MAYLQSMPKSETIRLREKHVGAACQLFFRSSPLKIVRGVAQYMYDETGERYLDCINNVAHVGHCHPHVVEAGRNQMSLISTNNRYLHDELVILAERLVKTLPEPLSVCFFVNSGSEANDLALRLARIHTKKEDVITLDHAYHGHLTSMIDVSPYKFNLPGGPEKPEWVHVAPVPDVYRGKYVYPNDSQNEEELGKLYADEVGRICKESKNKNGGVCAFIAESLQSCGGQIIPPEGYLKQVYQYVREADGVCIADEVQVGFGRVGTHMWAFETQDVVPDIVTMGKPMGNGHPVAAVITTPEIAKSFADTGVEYFNTYGGNPVSCAIANAVLDVIEEERLMERANRVGNHLLNRCEQLKHNHSLVGDVRGRGLFVGVELVTDRETRTPATAEAKHVVNRMREEKILISRDGPDSNVLKFKPPMVFSTQDADRLVDTLDRVLAELSGTRRTVANLKLEVLVTPIDEAKTESVLKTNITQSIKSS from the exons atggcttACCTTCAATCGATGCCCAAATCAGAAACAATCAGACTTCGTGAAAAGCATGTTGG CGCTGCTTGCCAACTATTTTTCCGTTCATCTCCCTTGAAAATTGTTCGGGGTGTCGCCCAGTACATGTATGACGAGACGGGCGAGAGATATCTGGACTGCATCAACAATGTTGCACACG ttggTCATTGTCACCCTCATGTCGTTGAAGCTGGTAGGAATCAAATGTCGTTAATATCGACAAATAACCGCTACCTTCACGATGAGTTGGTGATACTGGCCGAACGGCTAGTAAAAACACTACCGGAACCACTCTCTGTGTGTTTCTTTGTCAACTCCGGCTCAGAGGCGAACGATCTCGCTCTCAGACTCGCCAGAATCCACACTAAGAAGGAGGATGTCATAACTTTAGAcca CGCATATCATGGCCATCTTACGTCTATGATTGATGTGTCTCCCTACAAATTTAACCTACCCGGAGGGCCAGAGAAGCCAGAGTGGGTACATGTG GCTCCAGTACCAGACGTATACAGAGGGAAATACGTATACCCCAACGACTCTCAGAATGAAGAGGAGTTAGGAAAACTGTACGCTGATGAAGTCGGCAGAATCTGCAAAGAGAGCAAGAATAAAAATGGCGGCGTATGTGCCTTCATTGCTGAAAGCCTTCAAAGTTGCGGTGGTCAAATCATCCCACCTGAAGGATACCTGAAACAAGTGTACCA ATATGTCCGCGAAGCTGACGGTGTATGCATAGCCGATGAAGTCCAAGTAGGATTCGGTCGTGTGGGCACCCACATGTGGGCGTTTGAGACCCAAGACGTTGTTCCAGACATCGTCACAATGGGCAAGCCGATGGGCAATGGGCACCCAGTCGCCGCTGTCATCACTACTCCGGAAATTGCCAAGAGCTTCGCTGATACTGGCGTGGAGTATTTTAATAcg taTGGTGGTAACCCAGTCTCCTGCGCGATTGCCAACGCAGTCCTCGACGTGATTGAAGAAGAGCGTTTGATGGAGCGAGCGAATCGCGTCGGCAACCATTTGCTGAACCGCTGTGAACAACTGAAACATAATCACAGTTTAGTAGGCGATGTTCGCGGTAGAGGACTGTTTGTGGGAGTCGAACTCGTGACTGATAGGGAGACGAGGACGCCGGCTACTGCGGAAGCGAAACATGTTGTTAATAG AATGAGAGAAGAGAAGATTTTAATAAGTCGTGACGGTCCGGACAGTAACGTGTTGAAGTTCAAGCCTCCTATGGTGTTCTCAACGCAGGACGCTGACCGCCTGGTCGACACCTTAGACAGAGTTCTTGCTGAGCTCAGCGGCACAAGGAGAACTGTTGCCAATCTTAAACTTGAg GTTCTAGTCACCCCCATTGACGAGGCGAAAACCGAGTCAGTTCTAAAAACTAACATCACACAGAGTATAAAAAGTTcatga